The Kwoniella bestiolae CBS 10118 chromosome 7, complete sequence genome has a segment encoding these proteins:
- a CDS encoding transketolase: MSPVATQNLDASHGTELSKDPKVSGKASTPGTEKLVINTIRCLGADLCQQYKGGHPGTVMGAAAIATALWRYSMRYNPANPEWVNRDRFVLSAGHACLLQYILLHLSGYSTWSLDQIKKYHAPTMDGIAAGHPEIEYPGIELTTGLLGQGIANAVGLAIANKNMAATYNKDGFPIIENKVWCFTGDGCLQEGIGQEAISMAGHWGLDNLILVYDNNSVTVDGTIDICFTDDTSAKLRSMGWHVLEVDDGSNDLAAIVDAFDQAKSFTGKPVFINIKTVIGIGSANQGSGKVHGAALGEDDVANVKSALGFDPKEKFAVPQAVYDYFKESQARGEKDEKEWNELLKKYTESYPSEAKEFQRRLAGELIESWESNLPPKSSLPQDPKATRQSSGIMLRSVIPQDNSFLVGSADLCESTFVNWDKMVEFQNPKSGYGDYSGRQIRYGIREHAMVGVANGLAAWHKGAIVPIMSSYFIFWLYAAPSLRMAALMKLRFIAIATHDSIGVGEDGPTHQPVAFPLFLRALPNFNYIRPADAEEVAGAWILALKDSDHPSLLSLTRQPVPLLSGTDRNQVQNGAYIVHGDASETPEITLVATGSEVARAVDTAKLLSDYKVRVVSMPHMGRFDKQSAEYRRSIIPSGKSLVVAIEPYCSFGWAKYAHAGAHMTGFGHSAPYSTLFEHFGFGPKNLAAKISAWAETRKGSEGWNLPGVGEFEELLLNQVQGH; encoded by the exons ATGTCTCCTGTAGCCACGCAAAACCTCGACGCCTCTCATGGCACCGAACTCAGCAAAGACCCAAAGGTTTCTGGTAAAGCCTCCACTCCTGGTACAGAGAAGCTGGTCATCAACACCATAAGATGTCTGGGTGCCGATCTCTGTCAACAG TACAAAGGTGGTCACCCCGGTACCGTCATGGGTGCAGCTGCTATCGCTACTGCGCTCTGGAGGTATAGTATGAGGTACAATCCCGCTAATCCAGAGTGGGTCAACCGAGATC GATTCGTTCTCTCCGCTGGACACGCTTGTCTTCTCCAGTATATCTTACTTCATCTCTCCGGTTACTCCACTTGGTCTCTCGATCAAATCAAGAAATACCATGCCCCCACCATGGACGGTATTGCCGCTGGTCACCCCGAGATCGAGTATCCAGGTATCGAGTTGACTACTGGTCTCTTGGGTCAAGGTATTGCCAACGCCGTTGGTCTCGCCATAGCCAACAAGAATATGGCTGCTACCTATAACAAAGACGGTTTCCCTATCATCGAGAACAAGGTATGGTGCTTCACCGGAGATGGTTGTTTACAAGAGGGTATCGGACAGGAAG CCATTTCTATGGCTGGTCACTGGGGTCTCGATAACCTAATTCTTGTTTACGACAACAACTCGGTAACTGTTGATGGTACCATTGACATCTGTTTCACCGATGACACCTCCGCCAAGCTCAGATCGATGGGATGGCACGTTTTGGAAGTCGATGATGGATCCAACGATCTCGCCGCCATCGTTGATGCTTTCGATCAAGCTAAATCCTTCACTGGCAAACCCGTCTttatcaacatcaagaccGTGATCGGTATTGGATCAGCCAATCAAGGCAGTGGAAAGGTACACGGTGCCGCAttaggtgaagatgatgtcGCCAATGTCAAATCTGCTCTTGGATTCGACCCTAAAGAAAAGTTTGCTGTTCCTCAAGCTGTATATGATTACTTCAAAGAATCCCAAGCTagaggagagaaagatgagaaagaatGGAATGAACTTCTGAAGAAGTACACCGAATCTTATCCCTCCGAAGCTAAGGAGTTCCAGAGACGATTGGCTGGTGAACTGATCGAAAGTTGGGAAAGCAACTTACCACCTAAATCATCATTGCCTCAGGATCCAAAAGCCACCCGACAATCTAGTGGTATCATGCTTAGATCCGTCATTCCTCAAGATAACTCTTTCCTCGTCGGAAGTGCCGACTTGTGTGAATCGACCTTTGTCAACTGGGACAAAATGGTGGAGTTCCAGAACCCCAAATCAGGTTATGGCGATTACTCTGGTCGACAAATTCGATACGGTATTAGAGAACATGCCATGGTCGGTGTAGCGAATGGATTGGCTGCTTGGCATAAGGGTGCCATTGTACC AATCATGTCCAGTtacttcatcttctggtTATACGCCGCGCCCTCTTTACGTATGGCCGCCTTGATGAAACTTCGATTCATCGCCATCGCCACTCACGATTCCATCGGtgtaggtgaagatggaccTACCCATCAACCTGTCGCTTTCCCATTGTTCTTGCGAGCTCTGCCCAACTTCAACTACATCAGACCCGCCGATGCCGAAGAAGTCGCCGGAGCTTGGATCTTAGCTTTGAAAGATTCCGACCACCCCAGTCTGCTCTCCCTCACTCGACAACCAGTCCCTCTATTATCTGGTACCGACCGAAACCAAGTCCAGAATGGTGCTTATATAGTCCATGGCGATGCCAGTGAAACTCCCGAAATTACCCTTGTCGCAACCGGTTCGGAAGTCGCCAGAGCTGTCGACACCGCCAAATTACTTTCGGACTACAAAGTCAGGGTAGTATCAATGCCCCATATGGGCAGATTCGACAAACAGTCAGCTGAATACCGAAGATCCATCATTCCTTCCGGCAAATCGTTGGTAGTTGCCATCGAACCATACTGTTCTTTCGGTTGGGCCAAATACGCTCACGCTGGTGCTCACATGACTGGGTTTGGTCACTCCGCTCCGTACAGCACTTTGTTCGAGCATTTCGGTTTCGGTCCCAAGAATTTGGCCGCCAAGATCTCTGCTTGGGCAGAGACTAGAAAAGGATCCGAAGGATGGAATTTACCGGGTGTCGGTGAATTTGAAGAGCTTCTCTTAAACCAAGTACAAGGGCATTAG